A genomic stretch from Edaphobacter aggregans includes:
- a CDS encoding aldehyde dehydrogenase family protein → MSNSIVEEFYAMEYGPAPEDPKEVERWLDAHKRSFGNYIDGAWQKPASGEYFATNNPATGDKIADVAQADAADVDAAVQAARKALPAWQALTGHQRARYLYALARQVQKHSRRLAVLETIDNGKPIRESRDIDIPLVARHFYHHAGWAQLLESEFPGYTACGVVGQIIPWNFPLLMFAWKVAPALAAGNTVVIKPAEYTPLTALALAELADEIGLPPGVLNVINGDGRTGALLVEHDDIDKIAFTGSTEVGRIIRKATAGSTKKLSLELGGKSPFIVFDDADMDSAVEGLVDGIWFNQGQVCCAGSRLLVQERIAEAFYAKARARMETLRVGSPLDKSVDIGAIVAPVQLERIRALVDQGVADGATCWQPQSTMPQKGLYFPPTLLTGVHPTATVAQEEIFGPVLAAMTFRTPSEAIELANNTTYGLAASIWSENINVALDVASQVKAGVVWVNSTNLFDASCGFGGYRESGYGREGGREGMYEYLEPAWGHERAKQKRPAKAASTKEDDANANVSDTIDRTVKQYIGGKQARPDSGYSFPVYSSDGRVLGEAPLGNRKDIRNAVEAAHKAEKWAKTAAHTRAQILYYIAENLIQRRSEITSKLAEMVGKDQASSEVECSIDRIFTYAAWADKYDGSVHNPPMRNVTLAMNEAIGTIGIICPTEAPLLGFFSLVMPAIAAGNVVIVVPSEKYATLMGDLYQVFDTSDLPGGVVNIVAGRPSELAKTLAEHDDVDAIWCFRDPADATLVKAASVGNLKQVWTNDKYEIDWFDSNQNDGRYFMRHATQIKNIWVPYGE, encoded by the coding sequence GTGAGCAACTCAATTGTGGAAGAGTTTTACGCTATGGAGTACGGTCCTGCGCCAGAAGATCCGAAAGAGGTTGAACGCTGGCTCGACGCGCACAAGCGCAGCTTTGGCAACTATATTGACGGCGCATGGCAGAAGCCCGCCTCAGGAGAGTACTTCGCCACGAACAATCCCGCAACTGGCGACAAGATCGCCGATGTTGCGCAAGCCGATGCTGCGGACGTTGATGCGGCCGTTCAAGCCGCCCGCAAAGCTCTTCCCGCATGGCAGGCGTTGACCGGTCATCAGCGTGCTCGCTATCTATACGCGCTGGCGCGTCAGGTCCAGAAGCACTCACGCCGGCTCGCGGTCTTAGAGACGATCGACAATGGCAAACCCATTCGCGAGAGCCGCGATATTGATATTCCTCTGGTAGCACGTCACTTCTATCATCACGCGGGATGGGCGCAGTTACTGGAGAGCGAGTTTCCCGGTTATACCGCGTGTGGCGTCGTCGGGCAGATCATTCCGTGGAACTTCCCACTGCTGATGTTTGCGTGGAAGGTTGCACCAGCGCTCGCTGCCGGAAATACGGTTGTAATCAAACCCGCCGAGTACACGCCGCTTACAGCTCTTGCTCTCGCGGAACTTGCAGATGAAATCGGCCTGCCGCCGGGTGTTCTCAACGTCATTAATGGTGATGGTCGCACCGGCGCGCTGCTCGTTGAACATGACGACATCGACAAGATCGCCTTCACAGGTTCGACTGAGGTTGGCCGAATCATCCGCAAGGCAACCGCCGGTTCCACCAAGAAGCTTTCACTCGAACTTGGCGGCAAATCTCCGTTCATCGTCTTTGATGATGCCGACATGGACTCGGCCGTCGAAGGTCTGGTCGACGGCATCTGGTTCAATCAGGGACAGGTCTGCTGCGCCGGTTCACGCCTGCTGGTACAGGAACGCATCGCGGAAGCGTTCTACGCCAAGGCGCGAGCCCGTATGGAGACTCTTCGTGTCGGCTCGCCGCTAGACAAATCCGTCGACATCGGAGCCATCGTCGCACCGGTGCAGCTCGAACGCATCCGCGCGCTGGTCGATCAGGGTGTCGCAGATGGCGCAACGTGCTGGCAGCCGCAGTCTACGATGCCGCAGAAAGGCCTCTACTTTCCTCCGACACTGTTGACTGGTGTCCATCCTACGGCGACGGTGGCCCAGGAAGAGATATTTGGCCCAGTACTGGCAGCGATGACGTTCCGTACACCGAGCGAAGCCATCGAACTTGCGAACAACACCACCTACGGACTGGCAGCCTCCATCTGGAGCGAAAACATCAACGTTGCGCTTGACGTCGCCTCACAGGTCAAGGCTGGAGTCGTCTGGGTCAACAGCACCAATCTCTTCGACGCATCCTGCGGCTTCGGCGGCTATCGCGAAAGCGGCTATGGTCGCGAGGGCGGCCGCGAAGGTATGTACGAATATCTCGAGCCTGCATGGGGTCACGAGCGCGCGAAGCAAAAGCGCCCAGCAAAAGCCGCGTCGACGAAAGAGGACGATGCCAATGCCAACGTTTCAGACACCATCGACCGCACAGTAAAGCAATATATCGGTGGCAAACAGGCAAGGCCGGACTCCGGCTACAGCTTTCCCGTCTATTCTTCCGATGGAAGAGTCCTCGGCGAAGCCCCTCTAGGCAATCGCAAGGACATCCGCAACGCAGTAGAAGCGGCTCACAAAGCGGAAAAGTGGGCTAAAACAGCTGCACATACGCGAGCGCAGATCCTCTACTACATTGCGGAGAATCTGATCCAGCGTCGCTCCGAGATCACCTCCAAGCTCGCCGAAATGGTAGGTAAAGACCAGGCCAGCTCCGAAGTCGAATGCAGCATCGACCGCATCTTTACCTATGCGGCATGGGCCGACAAGTACGACGGCTCGGTACACAATCCGCCGATGCGCAATGTCACGCTGGCGATGAATGAAGCCATCGGAACGATCGGCATTATCTGTCCCACAGAAGCCCCATTGCTTGGATTTTTCTCGCTGGTCATGCCAGCCATCGCCGCAGGCAACGTCGTCATTGTGGTTCCATCGGAGAAGTATGCCACCCTCATGGGCGACCTCTACCAGGTCTTCGATACCAGCGACCTTCCCGGCGGAGTCGTCAATATCGTTGCGGGCCGGCCATCGGAATTGGCAAAGACGTTGGCAGAGCATGATGACGTTGACGCCATCTGGTGCTTCCGCGATCCTGCAGACGCAACGCTGGTGAAGGCGGCCTCGGTCGGCAATCTGAAGCAGGTCTGGACCAACGACAAGTACGAAATTGACTGGTTCGACTCCAATCAGAACGATGGACGCTACTTCATGCGACATGCCACGCAGATCAAGAACATCTGGGTTCCTTATGGAGAGTAA
- a CDS encoding LacI family DNA-binding transcriptional regulator, with protein sequence MKENVHKSSPPKRATLEDVAKAAGVGPMTVSRTINGHPYVAEETAKRVRAAIRQLDYRPNHAARMLTGQLSRSIGLIVPDLADPFFSVVSHAVQETARESGYLVWLAASNDDLSIEAAQVEQMTHHPVDGILLVPVDSRDRYLKAVATGTTPVVTIDRYIEVASTDSVEVENRAGARMAVEHLIGHGRRRIACVATNSHLRTIKERIAGYEECLREARLPRAKVLQLSSLAEAKTTMAALFNSGNRPDALFTTNNASTIWVIETFREMNIEAGKDVALVGFDDVDFYTLIRPPITSVRQPAAELGRMSARLLLQRIKGDSASSSVRTVLPVSLVIRESCGCERKE encoded by the coding sequence ATGAAGGAGAACGTGCACAAGTCGTCCCCCCCAAAACGAGCAACGCTTGAAGATGTCGCGAAGGCAGCAGGTGTTGGACCCATGACTGTCTCGCGCACGATCAATGGGCATCCCTACGTCGCAGAAGAGACGGCGAAACGGGTCCGTGCGGCCATTCGCCAGCTGGATTATCGACCGAACCACGCCGCGCGCATGTTGACCGGTCAGCTATCGAGATCGATTGGCCTGATCGTCCCGGATTTAGCAGATCCATTCTTTTCAGTCGTCAGTCACGCTGTTCAGGAGACGGCGCGAGAGAGCGGCTACCTGGTATGGTTGGCGGCTTCGAATGACGATCTTTCTATCGAGGCTGCACAGGTAGAACAGATGACGCATCACCCTGTGGACGGCATCTTGTTAGTGCCCGTCGATAGCCGCGACAGATATCTGAAAGCCGTGGCTACGGGGACAACTCCTGTTGTAACGATTGATCGCTATATTGAGGTGGCTTCAACGGATTCTGTAGAAGTCGAAAATCGTGCCGGGGCGCGAATGGCCGTGGAACATCTTATCGGCCACGGCCGCAGAAGAATCGCGTGTGTTGCCACAAATTCCCATTTGCGAACCATCAAGGAACGCATTGCAGGCTACGAAGAATGTTTGCGAGAGGCGCGATTGCCGCGCGCAAAGGTGTTGCAGTTGTCGAGCCTCGCGGAAGCAAAAACCACCATGGCGGCGTTGTTTAATTCGGGTAATCGGCCCGACGCTTTATTCACTACAAACAACGCGTCCACCATATGGGTGATTGAGACGTTCCGCGAGATGAATATTGAAGCCGGCAAGGATGTAGCGCTCGTCGGCTTTGACGACGTTGACTTTTACACCCTCATCAGGCCTCCCATCACGTCTGTTCGCCAGCCCGCTGCGGAACTCGGACGCATGTCGGCACGACTGCTGCTACAAAGAATCAAGGGTGACTCTGCTTCATCGAGCGTAAGAACCGTTCTACCGGTTTCATTGGTCATTCGCGAATCGTGCGGATGCGAGAGAAAAGAGTAG